One genomic region from Streptomyces sp. NBC_00457 encodes:
- a CDS encoding multifunctional oxoglutarate decarboxylase/oxoglutarate dehydrogenase thiamine pyrophosphate-binding subunit/dihydrolipoyllysine-residue succinyltransferase subunit, which yields MSPQSPSNSSISTDTDQAGKNPAAAFGPNEWLVDEIYQQYLQDPNSVDRAWWDFFADYKPGAAAPSAPAGTAAAGAAGTTTTAQPAQTPAAPAAPAAPAPAPAAPKPAAATPAPAKAPAKPAAAAPKAAPATQAPDGPEYVTLRGPSAAVAKNMNASLELPTATSVRAVPVKLLFDNRIVINNHLKRARGGKISFTHLIGYAMVQAIKAMPSMNYAFGEKDGKPTLVKPAHINLGLAIDLVKPNGDRQLVVAAIKKAETLNFFEFWQAYEDIVRRARDNKLTMDDFTGVTVSLTNPGGLGTVHSVPRLMPGQSVIMGVGSMDYPAEFQGTSQDTLNKLGISKVMTLTSTYDHRVIQGAASGEFLRAVANLLLGENGFYDEIFESLRIPYEPVRWLKDIDASHDDDVTKAARVFELIHSYRVRGHVMADTDPLEYRQRKHPDLDIVEHGLTLWDLEREFAVGGFAGKSMMKLRDILGVLRDSYCRTTGIEFMHIQDPKQRKWIQDRVERGHTKPEREEQLRILRRLNAAEAFETFLQTKYVGQKRFSLEGGESVIPLLDAVLDSAAESRLDEVVIGMAHRGRLNVLANIVGKSYAQIFREFEGNLDPKSMHGSGDVKYHLGAEGTFTGLDGEQIKVSLAANPSHLETVDPVIEGISRAKQDIINKGGTDFTVLPVAIHGDAAFAGQGVVAETLNMSQLRGYRTGGTVHVVINNQVGFTAAPESSRSSMYATDVARMIEAPIFHVNGDDPEACVRVARLAFEFRQAFNKDVVIDLICYRRRGHNESDNPAFTQPLMYDLIDKKRSVRKLYTESLIGRGDITLEEAEQALQDYQGQLEKVFTEVREAVSQPAAAPVSDPQADFPVAVGTAISTEVVKRIAESQVNIPDSFNVHPRLLPQLQRRAAMVEDGTIDWGMGETLAVGSLLLEGTPVRLSGQDSQRGTFGQRHAVLIDRQTGEEYTPLQYLAEDQARYNVYNSLLSEYAVMGFEYGYSLARPEALVMWEAQFGDFVNGAQTIVDEYISAAEQKWGQTSGVTLLLPHGYEGQGPDHSSARVERFLQLCAQNNMTVAMPTLPSNYFHLLRWQVHNPHHKPLVVFTPKSMLRLKAAASKTEEFTSGQFRPVIGDASADPAAVRKVVFVAGKLYYDLEAERQKRGAIDTAIIRIERLYPLPGAELQAEIAKYSNAEKYLWAQEEPANQGAWPFIALNLIDHLDLAVGADIPHGERLRRISRPHGSSPAVGSAKRHQAEQEQLVREVFEA from the coding sequence GTGTCGCCACAGTCCCCCAGTAACTCGAGCATCTCGACCGACACCGACCAAGCGGGGAAGAACCCCGCGGCCGCGTTCGGGCCGAACGAGTGGCTCGTCGACGAGATCTATCAGCAGTACCTCCAGGACCCGAATTCCGTAGACCGCGCCTGGTGGGACTTCTTCGCCGACTACAAGCCCGGGGCCGCCGCCCCGTCGGCTCCGGCGGGTACCGCGGCCGCGGGGGCCGCGGGCACCACCACCACGGCTCAGCCGGCGCAGACCCCGGCCGCACCGGCCGCTCCCGCGGCCCCGGCTCCGGCGCCCGCGGCCCCGAAGCCCGCCGCCGCGACTCCCGCCCCGGCGAAGGCGCCCGCCAAGCCCGCGGCCGCCGCGCCCAAGGCCGCGCCCGCGACCCAGGCCCCCGACGGCCCGGAGTACGTGACGCTGCGCGGCCCCTCCGCCGCGGTCGCCAAGAACATGAACGCGTCGCTGGAGCTGCCCACGGCCACGTCCGTGCGCGCGGTCCCGGTGAAGCTGCTGTTCGACAACCGCATCGTCATCAACAACCACCTCAAGCGCGCCCGGGGCGGGAAGATCTCCTTCACGCACCTGATCGGCTACGCGATGGTGCAGGCCATCAAGGCCATGCCGTCGATGAACTACGCGTTCGGCGAGAAGGACGGCAAGCCGACGCTGGTCAAGCCGGCGCACATCAACCTCGGCCTCGCCATCGACCTGGTGAAGCCGAACGGCGACCGCCAGCTGGTCGTCGCGGCCATCAAGAAGGCCGAGACGCTGAACTTCTTCGAGTTCTGGCAGGCCTACGAGGACATCGTCCGTCGCGCCCGCGACAACAAGCTGACGATGGACGACTTCACCGGTGTCACGGTCTCGCTGACCAACCCCGGCGGCCTCGGCACGGTCCACTCGGTCCCCCGCCTGATGCCCGGTCAGTCGGTCATCATGGGCGTCGGCTCCATGGACTACCCGGCGGAGTTCCAGGGCACCTCCCAGGACACGCTGAACAAGCTCGGCATCTCCAAGGTCATGACGCTCACGTCGACGTACGACCACCGGGTGATCCAGGGCGCGGCCTCCGGCGAGTTCCTGCGCGCCGTCGCCAACCTGCTCCTCGGCGAGAACGGCTTCTACGACGAGATCTTCGAGTCGCTGCGCATCCCCTACGAGCCGGTCCGCTGGCTCAAGGACATCGACGCCTCGCACGACGACGACGTCACCAAGGCCGCCCGCGTCTTCGAGCTGATCCACTCCTACCGGGTCCGCGGCCACGTCATGGCCGACACCGACCCGCTGGAGTACCGCCAGCGCAAGCACCCCGACCTCGACATCGTCGAGCACGGCCTCACCCTGTGGGACCTGGAGCGCGAGTTCGCCGTCGGCGGCTTCGCCGGCAAGTCGATGATGAAGCTGCGCGACATCCTCGGCGTGCTGCGCGACTCGTACTGCCGCACCACCGGCATCGAGTTCATGCACATCCAGGACCCCAAGCAGCGCAAGTGGATCCAGGACCGGGTCGAGCGCGGCCACACCAAGCCGGAGCGCGAGGAGCAGCTGCGCATCCTGCGCCGGCTGAACGCCGCTGAGGCCTTCGAGACGTTCCTGCAGACGAAGTACGTCGGCCAGAAGCGCTTCTCCCTGGAGGGCGGCGAGTCCGTCATCCCGCTGCTGGACGCGGTGCTGGACTCAGCCGCCGAGTCCCGCCTGGACGAGGTCGTCATCGGCATGGCCCACCGCGGCCGGCTGAACGTCCTCGCGAACATCGTCGGCAAGTCGTACGCCCAGATCTTCCGCGAGTTCGAGGGCAACCTCGACCCGAAGTCGATGCACGGCTCCGGCGACGTGAAGTACCACCTGGGCGCCGAGGGCACGTTCACGGGCCTGGACGGCGAGCAGATCAAGGTCTCGCTGGCCGCGAACCCGTCCCACCTGGAGACGGTCGACCCGGTCATCGAGGGCATCTCCCGCGCCAAGCAGGACATCATCAACAAGGGCGGCACGGACTTCACGGTCCTGCCGGTGGCGATCCACGGCGACGCGGCCTTCGCGGGCCAGGGCGTGGTGGCCGAGACCCTGAACATGTCGCAGCTGCGCGGCTACCGCACCGGCGGCACGGTCCACGTCGTCATCAACAACCAGGTGGGCTTCACCGCCGCGCCGGAGTCGTCCCGCTCGTCGATGTACGCCACCGACGTGGCGCGCATGATCGAGGCCCCGATCTTCCATGTGAACGGCGACGACCCGGAGGCCTGCGTGCGCGTCGCGCGGCTGGCCTTCGAGTTCCGCCAGGCGTTCAACAAGGACGTGGTGATCGACCTCATCTGCTACCGCCGCCGCGGTCACAACGAGTCGGACAACCCGGCCTTCACCCAGCCGCTGATGTACGACCTGATCGACAAGAAGCGCTCGGTGCGCAAGCTGTACACCGAGTCCCTGATCGGTCGCGGCGACATCACCCTGGAAGAGGCCGAGCAGGCGCTGCAGGACTACCAGGGCCAGTTGGAGAAGGTCTTCACGGAGGTCCGTGAGGCGGTCTCGCAGCCGGCCGCGGCTCCGGTGTCGGACCCGCAGGCCGACTTCCCGGTCGCCGTGGGCACCGCGATCTCCACGGAGGTCGTGAAGCGGATCGCCGAGTCCCAGGTCAACATCCCGGACTCCTTCAACGTCCACCCGCGTCTGCTGCCGCAGTTGCAGCGCCGGGCGGCGATGGTCGAGGACGGCACGATCGACTGGGGCATGGGCGAGACCCTCGCGGTCGGCTCCCTCCTGCTGGAGGGCACCCCGGTCCGCCTGTCCGGCCAGGACTCCCAGCGCGGCACCTTCGGCCAGCGCCACGCGGTGCTCATCGACCGTCAGACGGGCGAGGAGTACACCCCGCTGCAGTACCTCGCCGAGGACCAGGCGCGGTACAACGTCTACAACTCCCTGCTGTCCGAGTACGCGGTCATGGGCTTCGAGTACGGCTACTCGCTGGCCCGTCCCGAGGCGCTGGTGATGTGGGAGGCGCAGTTCGGCGACTTCGTCAACGGCGCGCAGACGATCGTCGACGAGTACATCTCGGCGGCGGAGCAGAAGTGGGGCCAGACGAGCGGCGTGACGCTGCTCCTCCCGCACGGCTACGAGGGCCAGGGCCCGGACCACTCCTCGGCCCGCGTCGAGCGCTTCCTCCAGCTCTGCGCCCAGAACAACATGACGGTCGCGATGCCGACGCTCCCGTCGAACTACTTCCACCTCCTGCGGTGGCAGGTGCACAACCCGCACCACAAGCCGCTGGTGGTCTTCACGCCGAAGTCGATGCTGCGCCTCAAGGCCGCCGCGTCGAAGACGGAGGAGTTCACGTCGGGTCAGTTCCGCCCGGTCATCGGCGACGCGAGCGCGGATCCGGCCGCGGTCCGCAAGGTCGTCTTCGTGGCGGGCAAGCTGTACTACGACCTGGAGGCGGAGCGTCAGAAGCGCGGCGCCATCGACACGGCGATCATCCGCATCGAGCGGCTGTACCCGCTGCCGGGTGCCGAGCTCCAGGCCGAGATCGCCAAGTACTCGAACGCCGAGAAGTACCTGTGGGCCCAGGAGGAGCCGGCGAACCAGGGTGCCTGGCCGTTCATCGCCCTCAACCTGATCGACCACCTGGACCTCGCGGTCGGCGCCGACATCCCGCACGGCGAGCGGCTGCGGCGCATCTCGCGCCCGCACGGCTCGTCCCCGGCGGTGGGCTCCGCGAAGCGGCACCAGGCGGAGCAGGAGCAGTTGGTGCGTGAGGTGTTCGAGGCGTAG
- a CDS encoding spermidine synthase, whose translation MPTAYDMPEVLDRREGPYGEVVLRRHGGLLQIIANGCFLMDTSDGRSERRLVDVALDALDARERPTVLIGGLGVGFSLAHATENRRWGRITVVEREPAVIDWHREGPLSEVSAKALTDPRTEIVESDLISYVNETCDTFDALCLDIDNGPEWTVTEGNEGLYSPAGLASCARVLRPGGVLAVWSAKPSPEFEGTLWNAGFQQVRTDEIPVARGVPDVVHLGVRPG comes from the coding sequence ATGCCCACCGCATACGACATGCCCGAAGTCCTGGACCGTCGCGAGGGCCCGTACGGAGAGGTCGTCCTGCGCCGCCACGGCGGACTGCTGCAGATCATCGCGAACGGCTGCTTCCTGATGGACACCTCCGACGGCCGCTCGGAGCGGCGGCTCGTCGACGTGGCGCTCGATGCCCTGGACGCCCGTGAGCGGCCGACCGTGCTGATCGGAGGCCTGGGCGTCGGTTTCTCGCTCGCGCATGCGACGGAGAACCGGCGCTGGGGCCGCATCACCGTCGTCGAACGCGAGCCGGCCGTCATCGACTGGCACCGCGAAGGTCCGCTGTCCGAAGTGTCCGCAAAGGCCCTCACGGATCCCCGCACGGAGATCGTCGAGAGTGACCTGATCTCTTACGTCAATGAGACTTGCGACACGTTCGACGCCCTGTGCCTCGACATCGACAACGGACCCGAATGGACCGTCACCGAGGGCAACGAGGGGCTGTACTCACCGGCCGGACTGGCAAGTTGCGCACGGGTGTTGAGGCCAGGGGGTGTACTGGCCGTATGGTCGGCGAAGCCCTCTCCGGAATTTGAAGGAACCCTATGGAATGCCGGTTTCCAACAGGTGCGTACCGATGAGATCCCGGTTGCCCGGGGCGTTCCGGACGTCGTGCATCTCGGCGTCCGACCTGGATAG
- a CDS encoding HAMP domain-containing sensor histidine kinase: MTDGPAPRRGPGGPWGGVRPFSIKTKLGALVVISVLITTGLMMIAMRTETELRFITVFSMIATLLITQFVAHSLTAPLDEMNAVARSIAQGDYTRRVRDNRRDELGDLAETINAMADELEEQERQRKELVANVSHELRTPIAGLRAVLENIVDGVTEADPETMRTALKQTERLGRLVETLLDLSRLDNGVVPLKKRRFEVWPYLSGVLKEANMVAPVRAGIASGSGTHTRTDVHLHLDVSPPELTAHADPERIHQVVANLIDNAVKHSPPHGRVTVKARRGNCPESLELEVLDEGPGIPRSEWHRVFERFNRGAVNRPHGPGSDGGTGLGLAIARWAVDLHGGRIGVAESKRGCRILITLPGEPSMQS; the protein is encoded by the coding sequence ATGACCGACGGGCCTGCCCCGCGCAGAGGCCCCGGGGGACCCTGGGGCGGCGTACGTCCGTTCTCGATCAAGACCAAGCTGGGCGCGCTCGTCGTCATCTCGGTCCTGATCACCACCGGTCTGATGATGATCGCGATGCGCACCGAGACCGAGCTGCGCTTCATCACGGTCTTCTCGATGATCGCCACTCTGCTGATCACGCAGTTCGTGGCGCACTCGCTGACCGCGCCGCTGGACGAGATGAACGCGGTGGCCCGGTCCATCGCGCAGGGCGACTACACGCGCCGGGTGCGGGACAACCGGCGTGACGAGCTGGGCGATCTGGCCGAGACGATCAATGCCATGGCCGACGAGCTGGAGGAGCAGGAGCGCCAGCGCAAGGAGCTGGTGGCGAATGTCTCGCACGAGCTGCGGACGCCGATCGCGGGCCTGCGCGCGGTCCTGGAGAACATCGTCGACGGCGTCACCGAGGCCGACCCGGAGACCATGCGGACGGCCCTGAAACAGACGGAGCGGCTCGGGCGGCTGGTGGAGACCCTGCTCGACCTGTCCCGGCTCGACAACGGCGTGGTACCGCTGAAGAAGCGGCGTTTCGAGGTGTGGCCGTATCTGTCGGGCGTGCTCAAGGAAGCCAACATGGTCGCCCCGGTCCGCGCGGGCATCGCGTCCGGATCCGGCACCCACACCCGTACGGACGTCCATCTGCACCTCGACGTCTCCCCGCCGGAGCTGACCGCGCACGCCGACCCCGAGCGGATCCACCAGGTCGTCGCCAACCTGATCGACAACGCGGTCAAGCACAGCCCGCCGCACGGCCGGGTGACGGTGAAGGCCCGGCGCGGGAACTGCCCCGAGTCGCTGGAGCTGGAGGTCCTCGACGAGGGGCCCGGTATCCCCAGGTCGGAGTGGCACCGCGTGTTCGAGCGGTTCAACCGGGGAGCCGTGAACCGCCCGCACGGACCCGGCAGCGACGGTGGCACGGGGCTGGGCCTGGCGATCGCCCGCTGGGCGGTGGATCTGCACGGCGGCCGGATCGGCGTGGCCGAATCCAAGCGGGGTTGCCGGATTCTGATCACCCTTCCGGGCGAGCCTTCCATGCAAAGTTGA
- a CDS encoding rhomboid-like protein, producing MERNAPTTSPDVLPEVSGLLNGVPRQRGPMPAPPRKRARRPWQLLPTPTGTPFTFTYAAVLAGTSLIMEYADPAVVHTLVQGSSTDVAHLVTTPVFVLLASALWVAGGLLSPYAVAFLLVLTALERRIGGARTALVFLAGHVLATLATEVPIGLAVLAGHLPDSSLHRLDYGISFGVAASIGALAGLLSPWLRWPLLGLFGWVLVDDLMAFLDPMSNWGHLIALGVGIGMWPIVRRASR from the coding sequence GTGGAACGGAACGCGCCGACGACGTCTCCTGACGTCCTTCCCGAGGTCTCCGGGCTGCTGAACGGGGTGCCGCGGCAACGGGGCCCGATGCCGGCGCCCCCTCGCAAGCGAGCCCGCCGTCCATGGCAGTTGCTGCCCACCCCCACAGGCACCCCCTTCACCTTCACCTACGCGGCCGTGCTGGCGGGCACCTCGCTGATCATGGAGTACGCCGATCCGGCCGTCGTCCACACCCTCGTCCAGGGCTCCAGCACGGACGTGGCGCACCTCGTCACCACCCCCGTGTTCGTGCTGCTGGCCAGCGCGCTGTGGGTCGCGGGCGGACTGCTGTCGCCGTACGCGGTGGCCTTCCTGCTCGTCCTCACCGCCCTGGAACGGCGGATCGGCGGGGCGCGTACGGCCCTTGTGTTCCTGGCCGGGCATGTGCTGGCCACCCTCGCGACCGAAGTCCCCATCGGCCTCGCGGTACTGGCGGGCCATCTGCCCGACTCCTCGCTCCATCGCCTCGACTACGGCATCAGCTTCGGCGTCGCGGCGTCGATCGGTGCGTTGGCGGGGCTGCTGTCGCCGTGGCTGCGGTGGCCGCTGCTGGGGCTGTTCGGGTGGGTGCTGGTGGATGACCTGATGGCGTTTCTGGATCCGATGTCCAATTGGGGGCATTTGATCGCGCTGGGGGTTGGGATCGGGATGTGGCCGATCGTGCGGCGCGCTTCGCGCTAG
- the fxsT gene encoding FxSxx-COOH system tetratricopeptide repeat protein — translation MSGARTPVGSTEGEAAKQTVTISFAGFNRAWAAWIGDRLERRGLRVVYQRWDSPADVPLVDLLRGLKLAEGRILVIVSEWYFQLGPRSREEWNEALEEVVAPDPSRFAAVSVTTASVPPAAAVLAPVELINMGADEAERRLLDRLGLPSDPVPERAAARRAPRFPASMPEVWGQVPRRNTRFTGRESLLNEAYHLLQNASSGAGVVTFHGMSGVGKTQLAAEYVYRFNSEYDVVWWVNSESRATYRRLLAELAPRLGLNTGQEYGERLRAVRDALRRGDPHARWLLILDGADEPDQIWDMVPTGPGHVIITSRNPEWSEHNSMLLPVPVYERFESVAFLRRRAPRLSEPEADQLAEALEDLPLLLDQTAGWLNDSDLSVEEYIGLLEGGVDQDVVKVSADFPLAFQTAWSILLNKLRETVPESVDLLRLCTFFAPGFIPVRLLREMRSDDLPEQIAGLLDDPLLWNKAINQLRQYSVVRLESHEATGDEGTSSGDSVYLHRMVHQIVHKDMPEGDREEFVDVVRRALVAADPRRPTDTRLWPGYAEIVPHLKYADVLNSRDPGVQGLVLNCLRYMYFSGEYAAGIKLGGRALEAWRRLLGESHPRIWELSFHYVNVLRATGEYARTEALNRAAVEYLREERGPQDLDHLRAASGLAADLRGLGRYDEALELNRWVLTAYKELLGDQDSRTLNARNNVAVSLRLLGAYGEALDLDRQVMEARRTALKGRHPWTLDSQISYATDLRLLGRYGEAESVQAQSVRENRITMGETNPQTLKAEYNLALCHYRNGDRGQAGKLLTSVLERGERVMGETHPWTLMFGCAQSCFARENGDIDQARELSEAIVARYELMFAEGHPFIAGARANQALILRNVGEREHSHVLIEQALAEMTQAVGPDHPWTLGSAVNTSALRNLIGDTEGAAALSRDTVTRAAGTLGRTHPLTLSARIAHAADLRGLRERRQAEKVEQEALSDLEATLGRQHVHTISARSRNRPYWDFEPQTT, via the coding sequence ATGTCTGGAGCTCGTACGCCGGTCGGGTCGACCGAGGGGGAGGCGGCGAAACAGACCGTCACGATCAGCTTCGCCGGGTTCAACCGAGCCTGGGCCGCCTGGATCGGTGACCGGCTGGAGCGCAGAGGGCTGCGCGTGGTGTACCAGCGCTGGGACTCCCCGGCCGACGTCCCGCTCGTGGACCTGCTGCGCGGCCTGAAGCTGGCCGAGGGCCGCATCCTCGTCATCGTCAGCGAGTGGTACTTCCAGTTGGGGCCACGCAGCCGCGAGGAGTGGAACGAGGCGCTGGAGGAGGTGGTGGCCCCCGACCCGTCCCGCTTCGCGGCCGTCTCGGTCACCACGGCGTCCGTGCCTCCCGCCGCCGCAGTACTGGCCCCCGTCGAGCTGATCAACATGGGCGCCGACGAAGCCGAGCGACGACTCCTCGACCGCCTGGGCCTGCCGTCCGACCCCGTCCCGGAGCGGGCCGCCGCGCGCCGCGCCCCCCGCTTCCCGGCGTCCATGCCCGAGGTGTGGGGCCAGGTACCCCGCCGCAACACCCGGTTCACGGGCCGCGAGTCGCTCCTCAACGAGGCCTACCACCTCTTGCAGAACGCGTCCTCCGGCGCCGGCGTGGTGACCTTCCACGGCATGTCCGGGGTGGGCAAGACCCAGCTCGCCGCCGAGTACGTCTACCGCTTCAACTCCGAGTACGACGTCGTCTGGTGGGTCAACTCCGAGAGCCGCGCCACCTACCGGCGCCTGCTGGCCGAACTCGCCCCCCGGCTGGGACTGAACACCGGCCAGGAGTACGGCGAGCGGCTGCGTGCCGTCCGCGACGCCCTGCGCCGCGGTGACCCGCACGCCCGATGGCTGCTGATCCTGGACGGCGCCGACGAGCCCGATCAGATCTGGGACATGGTGCCGACGGGCCCGGGACACGTGATCATCACCTCCCGCAACCCCGAGTGGAGCGAGCACAACAGCATGCTGCTGCCGGTGCCGGTCTACGAACGGTTCGAGTCGGTCGCCTTCCTGCGCCGCCGTGCGCCCAGGCTGTCGGAGCCGGAGGCCGACCAGCTGGCGGAGGCCCTTGAGGACCTTCCGCTGCTGCTGGACCAGACCGCCGGCTGGCTGAACGACTCGGACCTGTCGGTGGAGGAGTACATCGGGCTGCTGGAGGGCGGTGTCGACCAGGACGTGGTGAAGGTGTCCGCGGACTTCCCCCTCGCCTTCCAGACCGCCTGGTCGATACTGCTGAACAAACTCCGCGAGACCGTTCCCGAGTCCGTCGACCTGCTGCGCCTGTGCACCTTCTTCGCGCCCGGCTTCATCCCCGTACGCCTGCTGCGGGAGATGCGCAGCGACGACCTGCCGGAACAGATCGCCGGACTGCTCGACGACCCGCTGTTGTGGAACAAGGCGATCAACCAGCTGCGCCAGTACTCGGTGGTCCGCCTGGAGTCCCACGAGGCCACCGGCGACGAGGGAACCTCCTCGGGCGACTCGGTCTATCTGCACCGCATGGTCCATCAGATCGTCCACAAGGACATGCCGGAAGGGGACCGGGAGGAGTTCGTCGACGTGGTCCGGCGGGCCCTGGTGGCCGCCGACCCACGCAGGCCCACCGACACCCGCCTGTGGCCGGGGTACGCGGAGATCGTGCCGCACCTCAAATACGCGGACGTCCTCAACAGCCGGGACCCGGGCGTCCAGGGCCTGGTGCTCAACTGCCTGCGGTACATGTACTTCTCCGGTGAGTACGCGGCCGGCATCAAACTCGGCGGGCGCGCTCTGGAGGCCTGGCGCCGGCTGCTGGGGGAGAGTCACCCGCGGATCTGGGAGCTGTCCTTCCACTACGTCAACGTGCTGCGCGCGACCGGCGAATACGCCCGTACGGAGGCCCTCAACCGCGCTGCCGTCGAGTATCTGCGGGAGGAACGGGGACCGCAGGACCTGGACCACTTGCGCGCCGCCAGCGGACTCGCGGCGGACCTGCGCGGCCTCGGCCGGTACGACGAGGCGCTGGAACTCAACCGCTGGGTGCTGACCGCCTACAAGGAACTCCTCGGCGACCAGGACTCCCGCACGCTCAACGCACGCAACAACGTGGCCGTCTCCCTGCGGCTGCTGGGCGCCTACGGCGAGGCGCTCGACCTCGACCGGCAGGTCATGGAGGCGAGGCGGACGGCGCTGAAGGGGCGTCACCCGTGGACCCTCGACTCCCAGATCTCCTACGCCACCGACCTGCGGCTGCTCGGCCGCTACGGCGAGGCGGAGTCGGTCCAGGCGCAGAGCGTCCGGGAGAACCGCATCACCATGGGCGAGACCAACCCGCAGACCCTCAAAGCGGAGTACAACCTCGCGCTGTGCCATTACCGCAACGGTGACCGGGGGCAGGCCGGGAAGCTCTTGACCAGCGTCCTGGAGCGCGGTGAGCGGGTGATGGGCGAGACCCACCCGTGGACCCTGATGTTCGGCTGCGCGCAGAGCTGCTTCGCGCGGGAGAACGGCGACATCGACCAGGCACGGGAGCTGAGCGAGGCCATCGTGGCCCGCTACGAGCTGATGTTCGCCGAGGGGCACCCGTTCATCGCCGGGGCACGCGCCAATCAGGCGCTGATCCTCAGGAACGTGGGCGAACGGGAGCACAGCCACGTCCTCATCGAGCAGGCGCTGGCCGAGATGACCCAGGCGGTCGGGCCGGACCACCCCTGGACGCTGGGCAGCGCCGTCAACACCTCGGCCCTGCGCAACCTCATCGGCGACACCGAGGGTGCCGCCGCACTCAGCAGGGACACGGTCACTCGCGCCGCCGGGACACTCGGACGCACCCACCCGCTCACCCTGTCGGCGCGTATCGCGCACGCCGCCGACCTCCGTGGGCTGCGGGAGCGCCGACAGGCGGAGAAGGTCGAGCAGGAGGCACTCTCGGACCTCGAGGCGACACTGGGCCGGCAGCACGTCCACACCATCTCGGCCCGTTCCCGCAACCGTCCGTACTGGGACTTCGAACCCCAGACCACATGA
- a CDS encoding response regulator transcription factor: MEQTHTSHNGTATATPGAQRRVLVVEDDPTIVDAIATRLRAEGFLVQTAGDGPAAVDTAEAWQPDLLILDIMLPGFDGLEVCRRVQAARPVPVLMLTARDDETDMLVGLGVGADDYMTKPFSMRELAARVHVLLRRVERAAIAASTPRSGILRLGELEIDHAQRRVRVRSEDVHLTPTEFDLLVCLANTPRAVLSREQLLAEVWDWADASGTRTVDSHIKALRRKIGAERIRTVHGVGYALETPTP; encoded by the coding sequence ATGGAGCAGACACACACCTCCCACAACGGCACGGCGACGGCCACCCCGGGCGCACAGCGCCGGGTGCTGGTGGTCGAGGACGACCCCACGATCGTGGACGCCATCGCCACCCGCCTGCGTGCCGAAGGATTTCTCGTACAGACGGCGGGCGACGGCCCGGCCGCCGTCGACACGGCCGAGGCCTGGCAGCCTGATCTGCTGATCCTCGACATCATGCTGCCGGGCTTCGACGGCCTGGAGGTCTGCCGGCGCGTGCAGGCCGCGCGGCCGGTGCCGGTGCTGATGCTCACGGCACGTGACGACGAGACGGACATGCTGGTCGGGCTCGGCGTCGGCGCCGACGACTACATGACCAAGCCGTTCTCCATGCGGGAGCTGGCCGCCCGGGTGCACGTACTGCTGCGCCGGGTGGAGCGGGCCGCGATCGCCGCCTCCACGCCGCGCAGCGGCATCCTGCGCCTCGGTGAGCTGGAGATCGACCACGCGCAGCGCCGGGTGCGGGTCAGGTCCGAGGACGTGCACCTCACGCCCACCGAGTTCGATCTGCTGGTCTGCCTGGCGAACACCCCACGCGCGGTGCTCTCCCGTGAGCAGTTGCTCGCCGAGGTGTGGGACTGGGCGGACGCCTCCGGCACCCGGACCGTCGACAGCCACATCAAGGCGCTGCGGCGGAAGATCGGTGCCGAGCGGATCCGGACGGTGCACGGCGTGGGCTATGCGCTGGAGACGCCGACGCCATGA